From the genome of Rattus rattus isolate New Zealand chromosome 6, Rrattus_CSIRO_v1, whole genome shotgun sequence:
tataattgtaAGGTTATATTAGCTTCAGCTATTGTCCGTAGAGATCGTATTCTTTAAATAACAAGTATCTTTGCAACgctgctgggagaggaagctTCTCCATGGAGGCTGGCTGGCAGAGTCGCTGGAGTCCTATAGCTCTGCGAATTTTTAATCGGCACAGATGCTTCAGTGAGCAAGGATTCTCTAAAATAAACGGGGAGACGGGGAGAAAGTTTTATTGGCTTCACACATGAGACGCAGATTGTCCCAGAGTAGCACGAGGTACATTTCTGAAAATACGAACTTTAGCAGCTGATGACCCTGACCTCGATTCACATGTCAATGAAGTACTCTAGCCTCGCCCCAAAAGCTCCCTGAGGACAGGAATTCCgtctgtgtctgcgtctgtgtcAGGAAGGAGCGAGTCTGGTTCCTGATGGGTGTCCAGTTTGTTAATTAAACAAATGGATTGGATGGTAAATAGGAAATGGCCCCacatttctcctttgttttattttagaactaAATATTACAtggacatatttctttatttcctctcttctctactAGTTTTTCTGGTGAATATTTATCAGTAAAACATCATTAAGACCGTTTCACAAACCGTTCACGAGTCAGTCTGAGGCCTGTTTCCAGTGTCTGCCACATACCAGATACTAACCTTTACATATCTggtgatatgtaaatatattttttccaaattCCTACTCTTTATTAGATTTGTAACACGGGTATTTTATACCAACAAAAAGAACCAGTAAAGAGGCAGCATAGAAGTGGCAGGGTAGAACAAGTACACAAGTAAATGTTGGCTCTGGACTCAGTCAGCCGGGATTAACACCCTGTCTGTGTTACTTTGTGTGACCTTGCAGAGTGGCTTAACCCCTATAATTAGTATTCTGGTTTATGTAAGATGGGTAACAATAGTATCTGCTTCATAAGATTGTCTGAGGGATAAACAGTTCAAACAGACTACTAGAAAAATCTTTGATACACTGGGCTGTAACGTTCAAtaaatgttgggggagggggacagctCAGTAGCTAATATGTTTGCTGTTCAAGAGTTCAGTTTattagggaggcagaaacagatagATACCGGAAGcccactggccagctagcctaccTAATCAGAAACCCCCAGAGGAATGACATCTGATGTTCACTTTTGATCtacatgtgaacatacacattCCTTTGAACTGCTACActcatgtggcacacacacacacacacacacacacatacacacacacacacacacacagacgcaacACAAAGAAACATTAGGGACTATTCACTTCAGTGATGAACGTGATCCCATTCTGCTATATTTGATTATAAAATTTCAAACTACATTCTTTTAAGTATTAAAAGAAAGTTAGCCTTGGTGTCatagacctataatcccagcatttggagggcAAGGCAGGAAGGTCAtaggtttgaggtcagcctgggatacatacaGAGCTTcagactagcctgggctgcatagcaaaATCCCGTCTCAAAAATGAACGAGGCCAGTTTCTACAAACGTGAGGCACCAAAATAGGCACCTTGCCACAGTCTGTAAGATCGCAATTTTATTTTGTGCCTTAACGAACCAACCATCTTACTTGTAGCTGGAGGAACCCTGACATCCAGTGGTTTACCACGCTCACAGCAACCGACTGACAAGCTGCTGCAGAAACAAACGGCTGACATCACAGAAAAGCATCCCAACTTCACTCTTACCCGGAGTATCTTTCCAAATCTACCACAACTAGAAATTCATTTACAGTAGTAACACGTTCTCATTTCCTAGAAAAACCTGTTCTGCTTCTGACCGAGATAACAGGGATTACTACAGAGAAAGCCACTATTATACCAAGCGATACACACAAGGCTCAACCCCTGGCTTTGCTATTCCCTGTGCCCAAGACTTTaggaaattaatttatttgtactTTGGTGGTATTCTCATTTTGAAATAGACAATCCGTTGAagccttttgtttttgaaaatttaaaactcgGCACTAACTACATACACATAGTTTCACGCATTGGAAGCATTAACCAGACAAACATGGTCGCCTACCTCAGTAAATAGAACTTCAGTCAGCCACAGAAGATGGTTGCTCAGCCTTCCAACCTGCATTCCTCCTTCTCCCATAAACCACCGTGATCCCCACTTGTCCAGCAATCACCCCTTTTGAAGTCTCATCTTCTAAGTGATCCGTCCCTACACTAATTACAGGACTGACAAAACAATGTGAcctccctgccttggcctccaaatgctgggcttacaggcatatGCCTTCGTTTTAGTAGTAAAAGaatataacttaaaatttaaCATCAAATATAACAAAATGTGACCACTTTTATCATTGAAGTGAATAGTTCCTAATGTTtcttttggttgtgtgtgtgtgtgtgtgtgtgtgtgtgccacatgagTGTGGCAGTTaagtgaatgagtgtgtgcatatgtaggtCAGCAGTCAACATCATATGTCATTCGTCTGAGCCTTTCCTTTAGCAGGAGGCCTAAAAAGTTAcagaatattctttaaatatcttATGACCTTCAAGCTTGTTCTCATCCATTTTTATCCTTACTCAATAAAGAACCCAAATTCCTATGTTTTCCCATGGTGTAGCTCCGTGTCCCATTGTCTCCTCCATTGTTTTGAAAGCTGGCAGCTGAGTCCAGAGATTGATCCTACTTATCAATCACTGTTCGGCCAGTGATTTTCTCTCCTCTGGGACCTCCACGATATGGATATGACACTGGCAATAGCCAAGGTTTAACAAGCACATCCATTTGTTTATTCAAGGTATAGAATGATAGTTACGTAAGTTTTCATTCACTATTTAAGATACGTCATGAAGAGATTTGTCGCTCATCTATTTTCGGTTACTTGTGATATGTTTCATAtaaaaaaaggcaggaaaaaaggCTTACATGTTTTTAACGAATTTGAAGGTAGGTCGATTCTCTATTAACCCTTCGAAATGATCCGGTTTTAAGGTATCGTGTATTTAGACACTTTGGACGTATTAATAATACTCATTGAAACAACTGTGTTTTTGAAACTTGAATGGTCCTGTTTGGCCACTGAGGGTCTCGTTAGGGTGGCTCATGGACTCTTCTGACCGGGTTCTGATAGTCACTGAGTTTCTTGGCTTCCTGACATGAGCAGATGCTCCAGGTTCAGTCTCACAAAGTCCCTCCCATCAGTTGTCACTTCTTTTTGTAGGAATTGGCATTTCCACACCAAATTCCGTGCGAGAGGGATGCTCAAAACTAGTATGGTCATTGCTAATTGTAAGCGTCTCTAAGGATAGGAAAAACTCACTCGTAGtcacattcacaacacacacgcgcgtgcacacacacacacacacacaataagcaaatacaaatttaaagtaaaggaaatatttgtttttaccTATTATTTGGCGGATTTCGGGCCATTCTCTCTGTACTTCTAGCACAGACTTCAGTTTTGCACACAGAGGGACATAATCCATGTAATCTATCAGTATGCGGACAATGTTGCCCACCAGGTGCTTCATCCACGGAACTGTAATGAACTCACAGAACTGAGAAAAATGACAACAGTTAATTTAGTGATACTTTAGTATATTAAACACATAATTGGTATTATCTTTTTATGGGAATGAAAACATTCATGATtatgatgaaaaatgaaaaagaaatgtcatttGAACTATTATTACTTTGAACAGATAGTACTAAATGcatttttcatgtttctgttgGGATCATAGTGAACATGACATAGaaggtttttttctctctagcCCCAATATTCCACCAAGTGGGTACAGGtggataatttcattttaaaattgtttgacACCCTGTTTCCAacctaagaaaagaaatagcCTTTTTTCCTGGCCCACTTTATGTATATCTGTCTAcagtaataagaaataaaaaatgagaagtatataaattaaattttccaTGCCGTAACATCCTTAATTGAGTGACGTTTCATGGGTTAAACTGGAagattgtgtattttatttacaatataaAATGCCCTCCAGAATAGGTTATAATTTGGCTATAAAACAAGACTTAATACCATTAATTCTAAagccatttcatttatattttaggaCCACAGTGCTATATATCTAGGAATCTGTAACAGGAAgaaatttggatattttataaataactaAACGTTAAATGACATACTCTTGATCAACTTTGGCAGTCCACGAATAAATCtaaagggttaaaaaaaattaaaacgtaAAGATTCCTGAAGAGAAAAATGAGTTGAAGGACTGATCCAAAACAAAGACGGAAAGGAGCTCACCGGATTATCTTTTATTACGCAAGACGTCCATCCCGGCAGTCCCTCCTCCTCTATCTCTGACCACACAAATGAGTTCCCAAAGATGTCTCCGTGCATGCAGTCAAAGCACAGCTCCACTTGGTAACCATTGTTCAGCAGCAGTCTCAGCATGATCTCATCATTTAGGGCGTACTGAATGGCACTGGGGAAGCGCGTGTCATTCACATGCATAAAGTAACAGTTGACGTTAGCCCCGTAGGAGAGGAGCAGCCGGACAATTTCATGTCTATTGGCCCTCACTGCCACGAGGAGACAGTTGAGGGGATCTAAGTTAGGGTCTGCCCCTGCAGCCAGAAGGACTTCAGTGCAGTGGACATCATTATTAGAGACCGCAAAATACAGCGCAGTCTTTCTCTCGTCATCGTAGCTCTGGGAAATGTGGTCGGCGAGCAGGGCGTTGACATCAAAACCATTTTCAATGAGCAGTTCGAGGCACTGGGCATTTTGTCCATCGGCTGCTGAGTGAATTGGGGTTAGGCCACTTTTCTCAATTGCGTGTTTGGATGTTACTGGGATCAGATATTTCAGAGCACTAGAGGAAAAAACAAACCTCCTATAAACTCCATTgcataaagaaaatcaaacaactaAATAAAGCTTGTCTCGTTAGACAAGTGAATTTACTTTGTTTAGCTTTCCATATTTCCTCTACATAACTTTGTGAGACTTGTTTAACCTTTGCGAGTCAAGAGACTCCTGTTTAATTTAATGGGATTTAGTTGAGTTTCAATTTAGTTTCCTATCCTAAAAATCCCCAGGGAACATCCCGTATCTTGCGTGTTTCGTTCTAGGTTTGAGTCCTCAGGGCTCTCCCCACACTTCTGCCTCTTGACAACAAAGTTTATAAATCAATAGATGTGATTGCCAAATTGCCAAAGAGTCATGGCATAGAAGCACACTGCATAACCCTGACCACTAGAAACCATGCAGTCTTGGCAAATGACTTGCACAGCATACACATAACCCTTTCATTTAAAGATGAACAATATAAAGGCTTAAGGGGAACAGGACTTGTCCAAGGTCCTACCTTGCATGTGAAAGGAAGAGATGGAGTTTTAATCTTTCgattcttattgtttctatttcattgattcttaAGCCACCTGTTAATATCGCCCACATACATCCTGTCTCCTATACAGCTCACAATGAATTCTTAGTGAAAAGCAGAACCTTCCGTATTCCATCAAACCTGTATTGGTCCAGATGAAATAGCTGTTCCCAAGCTCATGTTTCTAACTACATGTGATGAATGCTTGTGAATTTCACACTTCACTCACCATGTAGCCACTCAGGAGAGCCACAACCAAGGATAACTTGATCTCCTGTGCCTAACTCAGAGCTATCATGTGTGAATTTATGAACACTGGGAGTAAATCCAGGTAAACTTTAACAACATGTCACTTCGCATCAATTATGCGTCACTGGTCCCTTAACTTGGCCAGTGTGGCTACCAGAAATAATAAACCCTAGCTCTCTCAAAGGTTTTGAAAGTgtgacttattttttaatttctgaaaatcaTCATCGTTCGGTGGAGAGTTTAATGTTGTGGTTCTAGGCTTCTATTACTGCATTGCTCATAACATTTTGTGGTGGAAAATTCTACTCAGTCTAGGATATAATGAATCTTTTCTATTTAACAATATACTCATCGTTAGAGTATCATATACACTCTGCAATGCTAGGAAATAGCTGAAGTACAGCACAGCATGATTACAAACTCTAGTCCTTGGTCAACGGCAAAAAGTTCAGAGACTTCGTAGTCATttgttgaacttttaaaaaaaaatgtagaattgTCAAATGGTGAAGATTTCTCAATTATAACGTTATTCCTTTACAAGGAACACTTTTTACTATTAAAAAGAATATTacaaattcattctgtgaaggtTAAGAGTATAGAATAAGAGTGAAAAAGCTATGAAATAATTTCCAAGCatcgaaattaaaaaaaaaaaaagtgtggctaTTTCCCTTGGAGACTTGGGGAATATCACATATTGAGAGATTATACTGTACACATGCcttagtgttttttgttttgttttgtttttttaacttaaagtGATCGCCTTGATATCTTACTTACAGATAATGTCCCTCATAGGCAGCTCGATGTATGGGAAGATGCCCCGCCCTGTTGGGTACGTTGCCGCTTCCTCCGTATTTCAGCAAGAGGGAGATGCAATCAGGGTTTCCACCTCCTGCTGCCTCAAATAGCACAGATGCCCCATCATCCGCCAAAGCAAACACATCACCACCTGGCAGTGTAAAGCACGTGGCTTAGATGGCTGAGCAGTGTTAAGACTGTCTGTTAAAGcagtctgtcatttttttttcctttctgataaaGGCTTAACCATTCGATAACAGGCAACATGCTTCATTTTACTAAACTCTCAAGGAAAGGGAGTCACAAGAACGTGAATGAAAACAAGCCAGTCCTGCTTCGAGAAATATGATCACGAGACTTTTAAATTTGATAACAGGTAGCagtctttcaaaaatatatatggaTACCTACAGGGCACAAAACTGAATAAGCCTGACTCACAGAGCTTAAAGAGCAAATGAAAAGGTAACTAGAGAACACACAGTGTAGCCAGCTTTGGGGACAGCTTTGTAGAACATGTACCATAAAGGGAAGAGAGCCATCTCTGATAATGGACCTGCTGCTTACTTCATGGAttggaattcatttttttttatgtgtctctgtttctccctctgtaAGCTAATGTAGCTTATTCCTCTGTGATTATGTGATAATTCAATGAAGTTACATTGGGAAACACAAAAAGTTGCTAATTTTCACCCATACAAGGTCCTTTGGGGGATCGTGTGGTTCACTTATGGATGAGGAGTCTGGGGCTTGGGCATATAAGTTGACAAGGGTCTCGTAGAGAGGAGGTGGAGCTAGGAGCTAGCGGTTAGAAATTGAGTTTCTTCCTGGCTGTACAGTTGAAACATTGGAGGTCTGAGGGGTAGGGAATGACACCATCTGTTGGAGAGGTTGGGAAAGGATTTATGAGAATATCTCGAGAGACTCACTTTGAATTTTTACTgaatattatcctaagtgagaGCAAGGATCTTGACCTAAATTGACGCAGAGAGAACAGCCATATTCTGTTTTGCCAGATATGCAGATTGGAGTAGTGAAGCTCAAGGCCTGGAAGAGCCATTCTAATTATCAGAAGCCATTGCAGCGGTGTTTGGAATACAACACATTATTGATGTTGCACTTGAGCGAGAGGAACTCAAGCTGTAGTGCATGGTATGGGTTCCCTGACAGGAAGAATAGAAATCTGGAGAAGAGTTAGCAAATGATCATACTGGTCTAGGAAACTCGGGAAGGACCTGACAAAGAAGGCAGACACATGGCAACGTGACGATAAGGCAGACTTTGGTACTTTGCAACAGTTGGGTTTGGGAAAGAAAGTGATAGAGATTTAGAGATAAATCCAACCTCTCGGTCCCAGTTAAGAGGGATTGAGACATCAGAAAatggaagggaggaaagattCAGCCAAGATGACAGTTAAGGCCTTCCTAAATCTATGTGGAAACTGGGCTGCCTCTAGAGAAAGCAATCAGGGCTGGTCTTGCAGATCTCCGTTGGTCATGATGAATAGAGGTTAAGTCGTAGAATCGGGGTTCAGTGGGGGTCCAGGATAAAGCCCCACCCCTTTAtactcaggagagagaggaagacagagtaaCTCCCTTCACGTACCTTTGTGAATAAGATGCTCCAGCACATCACAGTGGCCATACTCAGCGGCGACCCCTAAGGGCGTGACTCCAAAGCCATCTCTCAGGTGGACATCGCCTCTGTGATTCAGGAGCAGAGTGATAATATCTTTGCGGCCTTGCTTCGCTGCTTCATGCATTGCTGACCACCTCTTGACACAGGGCTGGTCAAGGCTGGTGTTGTATTTAATCAGTGCAGATACTATGTCATAGGAGCCCTGTTTTATAGCTTGAACAGAACGTTAACATGAAGTTGCCTTATTAACACGAGGACTTCAGATGGAACTGATTTATTTAAACTAACATCAAAATAGCTAGCAGCCATTCTCCCTTCTTGTAAAAAGATAGCGTATTCCTCGTGTGCTTTAGCTTTCTCATGCCCAGATTTCTAGGTATGCAGTCCTAGTCTGTAGGACTCAGAGTGGGTAAGAATTTCACGACAAGTGGTCATCACCAAGATAGAATTTTGTGGGTATCCATTCCCAACTTCAATCTCTTTACCAAAAATATGGGGGCATACTATGTATGTTGTACaaattaaataatgtatttaagCATTAACTATGGTACCCAGTATAAAATATGAGCACAATAAATTATTCTTAGTATTGGTATTATTCCTAGGAGGCTGGTCTCCATGGAAACAAGTATTTTCCCTACCAAAGATACCGTTCATCAGCAAATTGTACTTCAGTCGAGGAACAGGTAAAGAGCTGGACCCTACCTCAGAAGAGGGAGGTGAAGTGCCTCTCTTCTTATTATTATGTTGCATGCTGATAAACGCCACTTCCTGAACTCCCCACCTGCCACTGTGGTTCTGAGGTGCATGACCTCATCCTCTTAGCTGCTGTCACTGCTAAGAGGGGTGAGCTTGATTTTACCTTATTGCtattgtttctggtttttaaGTTTTAGGGGCAAAATCTCATGATAATGGGTCTCTTTCCTTTACGATGCCACCTGTCTGCTTCCCTCTGGAAGATGCTATTAGCGTGACTGACCTTTCTtcatggaaaaaaacaaaacaaaacagagtatgCAGGAAATGTTCAATTAaagtaatttcttaaaatttatactttcatttcttatttaattcTTTGGAAGAATGTATTTTCCATAGAAATAATAATTCCATTGGTGGGGATTCATCCTTTACAGGTAATCTGTAAAGACTGTCTAAGCTAATAACCAACCGAAATAATTAAATCCATAAGGCGCATTATGAGTCAACataattgataataaaatatgaacttaTGTGTAGTTTTATACATAGTCTTTTATGTATgggtatttaaatataaattctataGAATTTGAAAAtcagattttcaatttctttattagAATTTATATGGTTTACATATTCAGATTTCTAATTACAATTTTACTTAACTAGAATTGGTATTACTTAAGATACCCTTGGAAATCTGCAGTTTGCTGGCTTCCcctgtttatttctgctttgtcattttcttccctcttctgaatTCATGAGTTTCATTAGTAATTTACATAGCATCTCCAAGTGATTCTCTGACTCAGAAAACTCACAGAGAAGGGAGCTCTGAGACTTCTGGGTAAGGACTGAGAAAGTGAAAGAGGAACGAGCTGAGGAAGGTACATTTTGATTTGTGAGGTAGACTGTCAGAAGTGACATGGACTGTGAACGTGGAGAGTCATGGAGAACGGAGACCAGTGGATCCGAGACCCCAGGATCTCAGAGCTTCCACACCCAGCTGTGCTGGCTACGGTCAGCATGAAGATCCAGCAGAGGAAAGATGGACACCATGGCCCCTGGATGAACACAGAGTGCATCCAAGGGCAAAAACCATCCTAAGTGTCAGATCGCCACAAATCTGATACTTTACCACTCATCAGGAAACGCTAACACGACTGTATTCCATCGAGCACAGCAAGTCAGAGCCAGATGGCTGAGCAGGAGGAGGGGTCCTGGGTGGTCTTAGGCTTATTTCATTTTTGCCATCTGAGCATACGGCATGAGTAGGCACAAAGATGAAGGATTAAgtcaagaaaaacattaaaatgggGTAACATAGAGAAAGGACCTTTCCCCgtcttctctctcccttgtgcATTAATGATCCATGAGCAGCAagtttcaaagaacaaaacataacctcaccttgatggtccattttttttttttaaagtccattgATGCTGTCTCTATATTTCTCAAGAGATTTCGGGAAATTAAGACTCTGAGTTTTTGCTGCTGCAATGACTTTTTATTAAATTCCCTTAATTCACTCTCCGTATGTGCCTTCCTGGTAGCATTTGCATTAATTTTCCACTTATGTTTATCTAGCTTTTCTACAAATTGCAAGCAAAAGAGTAATCGATGCCTTTAAATCCAGAATGCCCAGCAAAGCATCTGACTTAATATGGCTTCTCTTTTCTCGGGGAACTATCATAGATG
Proteins encoded in this window:
- the Asb15 gene encoding ankyrin repeat and SOCS box protein 15; protein product: MDIHDDPNDEHLASYDIQLCIQESIEASQAVFHPERSVQLSDQNRKLVEAIRQGHIFELQEYVLHKYALEEADEKGWFPLHEAVVQPIQQILETVLDASYKTLWEFKTCDGETPLTLAIKAGLVENVKTLLEKGVWPNTKNDKGETPLLIAIKQGSYDIVSALIKYNTSLDQPCVKRWSAMHEAAKQGRKDIITLLLNHRGDVHLRDGFGVTPLGVAAEYGHCDVLEHLIHKGGDVFALADDGASVLFEAAGGGNPDCISLLLKYGGSGNVPNRAGHLPIHRAAYEGHYLALKYLIPVTSKHAIEKSGLTPIHSAADGQNAQCLELLIENGFDVNALLADHISQSYDDERKTALYFAVSNNDVHCTEVLLAAGADPNLDPLNCLLVAVRANRHEIVRLLLSYGANVNCYFMHVNDTRFPSAIQYALNDEIMLRLLLNNGYQVELCFDCMHGDIFGNSFVWSEIEEEGLPGWTSCVIKDNPFCEFITVPWMKHLVGNIVRILIDYMDYVPLCAKLKSVLEVQREWPEIRQIIENPCSLKHLCRLKIRRAIGLQRLCQPASMEKLPLPAALQRYLLFKEYDLYGQ